The genomic segment TCGACAAGGCGCTCGCCCTCGGCTTCGACGCCGTGTGCACCGGCCACTACGCCACCGTCGTCCTGAACGACGACGGCAGCCGCGAGCTGCACCGCGCCTCGGACATGGCCAAGGACCAGAGCTACGTCCTCGGCGTGCTGGACGAGAAGCAGCTCGCGCACGCGATGTTCCCGCTCGGCGACACCCTCACCACCAAGGAAGAGATCCGCGCCGAGGCCGAGGCGCGCGGACTGGCCGTCGCCAAGAAGCCCGACAGCCACGACATCTGCTTCATCGCGGACGGCGACACCCAGGGCTTCCTGGCGAGCCGGCTCGGCGGCAAGGCCGAGGGCGACATCGTGGACGAGGCGGGCGCCAAGCTCGGCACCCACGACGGGGCCTTCGGCTTCACCATCGGCCAGCGCAAGGGCCTGCGCATCGGCCACCCGGCCCCCGACGGGAAGCCGCGCTACGTCCTGGACATCTCCCCGGTGAACAACACCGTCACGGTCGGCCCGGTGGAGGCCCTCGACGTCACGGCCCTCACCGCCATCAAGCCGCGCTGGTGCGGCACCGCCCCGGCGGGCCCCGGCACCTACACCGCGCAGCTGCGCGCCCACGGCGGCGAGACCGAGGTCACCGCCGAGCTGGTCGACGGCACCCTGCACGTCTCCTTCGCCGAGCCGGTGCGCGGAATCGCCCCCGGCCAGGCGGTCGTGCTCTACGACGGCACCCGGGTCGTCGGCTCGGCCACCATCGCGACCACCGTCCGGCGCGAGACGGCCCCCACCGCTCCCTGAACGCACCAGTCCCGTGGCCGGCCCGTCCGCCCGGCCACGGGAGCCCGCCTCACGCCTGGGGCCCGCCTCGTGCCGCTGGGGAGCCGCCTCACGCCCGGGGAGCCCGCCTCACGCCTGGGGGACCAGGCCCCGGCGGGCGAAGAAGGCCGCCAGGACCGGGGCGAGCACCTGCGGGGCGAGCTCCCTGGTCTGGCCGCTCAACGTCCGGTGCCGGGCGCCGGGGACCGCCCCGGCCAGTGCCAGCGCCGTCTCCCGCACCGGGGCCGCGCTGAACCCGCCGCTGACGACCAGGGTGCGGGCGGTGACCGCCCCGAACCGCTCCAGCGGGGGAGCCCCGTCACCGAGCAGGGTGTCGTCGTACTCCAGCGTGTGCGCCAGCTCCTCCAGCCCGGACCACAGCGGTGCCCGCCGCATCCGCGCCACCGTCTCCGGCGCCACGCCCGTCCGCGCCAGGAACAGCTCCACCGCCCCGCCCCGGTCGCCGGACGCCAGCCGCCCCCGCAGCTCCGCCGTGCACCGCGCCTTGTAGCGCAGGCCCTCCTCGCCAGGGGTGTAGGGCGGCTCGAAGACCGCCAGCACCTCCATGGGCACGCCCGCCGCCTGCGCCTCCAGCGCCAGCGCCCCGCCCGAGGACATGCCGAACACCGCGACCGGCCCGTCCGCGACCCCGACGACGCCCGCGAGATCCTCGATCTCCCGGGCCACCGCGTACGGACCGCCCGGGCCCGCCCCGCTGCCGCCCCGGCCCCGGCGGTCGTACGTCACGACGGTGAAGCGGCGCGCGAGCAGCGCGGCCAGCGGGCCCTCGGTCGCGGCGGTGCTCAGCGCGCCCCCGACCAGCACCACCGGCGCGCCTTCGCCCTGCCTGCGGTAGGCGATCGGGGTGCCGTCCAGCGAGAGAATCCTGTCCATGGGAGGGCAGACCCCGGGCCCCCGGGGAACTCATCGCTGCCGCGCGTACTTTTTCCTCACCGGTCGAAGGAGGCTCAAAATGCCTTCCTGCGAGTGGCGTTGGCGGTCAGTCGGCGACGGTTTCGGTCTCGTAGAAGCAGAAGTGGTCCTTGATCGCCGCCACTTCGGGCTTCGGATCGAGGTAGCCCCAGACGAGATCGTCCGCTCCGGGCACCGACCAGTAGGAGGCATCTCCCTTGAACGGACAGTGCGTCCGGGTGCCGGAGGCCGTCAGCAACTCGGTACGGACGTCCTCGGGCGGCAGGTAGTAGCGGACCGGGCAGCCGGTCTCGCGCAGCACGAGCGGCCGTCGGCTTTCGGCCAGCACCTGGCCCTCGCGGACGACGCGTACGTGGTCGGTGCCGGGCTCGACGGTGATGAGGTGTCCCTTGGCGGAAGTCATGTCAGGTGCAGCGGGCGGCGGGCCCGATTTCTTCCCGCGCCGCACCCGCGCCGCACCCGCGCCGCACCGGTTCCCGTCCGCCCTCCGGGGCGAGGGCGGCGTGACCGGGGCACGGTCGTACGGTGTCCGTATGAACATCTGTGTCTTTCTCTCCGCCGCCGACCTCGACGACCGCTACACCCGCCCCGCCCGGGAATTCGCCGAGCTGCTCGGACGCGGCGGACACACCCTCGTCTGGGGCGGCTCGGAGAGCGGGCTGATGAAGGTGGTCGCCGACGGCGTGCAGGAGACCGGCGGCCGGCTGGTCGGCGTCTCCGTGGACTTCCTCGCGGACAAGGCCCGGACGAACGCGGACGAGATGGTCATCGCCCGCGACCTCGCCGAGCGCAAGGCGCTGCTGCTGGAGAAGGCCGACGCAGTCGTGATCATGGTCGGTGGCACGGGGACGCTCGACGAGGCCACCGAGATCCTGGAGCTCAAGAAGCACGGCAAGCACACCAAGCCGGTGGTCCTGCTCAACGCGGACGGCTTCTACGACGGCCTGCGGCAGCAGTTCCTGCGGATGGAGGAGGAGGGCTTCCTGCCCGTCCCCCTCACCGATCTCGTCTTCTTCGCCGAGGACGGCGTCGGCGCGCTGGCCTACCTGGAGGAGTCCGCGGGGCAGCTCTGATCCGTGACCCACCCCCTCCCGTGCGCCCGCCGGGCGGTCGTGCGGGACCGGGTGGGACCATGGAGCCCATGCCTACCCACCTCATCACCGGCGCCGGTTCCGGCATCGGAGCAGCCGTCGCCCGCCGCCTGCGCGACCGCGGCGACGACCTCGTCCTGCTGGCCCGCGACGCAGGCCGCGCCAAGGAACTGGCCGCCCTCCACCCCGGGGCCCGTACGCTCGTCGGCGACCTCGGCAACCCGGACCGGCTCTCCTGGGCGTTCGGCCAGCAGCCGATGCCCGAGAGCCTGGACTCGCTGCTGCACATCGCCGGCGTGGTCGAGCTGGGGAACATCGGCGACCTCACCCCGAAGGCCTGGCACTTCCAGCTCAACGCCAACCTCGTCGCCCCCGCCGAGCTGACCCGGCTGATGCTGCCGCAGCTGCGCGTCTCCCGCGGCCACGTCGTCTTCGTCAACTCCGGCGCCGGACTCTCCGCGTCCGCCCAGTGGGGCGCCTACGCCGCCAGCAAGCACGGCCTCAAGGCGCTCGCCGACTCGCTCCGCCACGAGGAGCACGGCAACGGCGTCCGCGTCACCTCCGTCTACCCCGGCCGCACCGCCAGCCCGATGCAGGCCAAGGTCCACCAGCAGGAGGGCAAGGAGTACGACGCCGGGCAGTGGATCGACCCCGAGTCGGTGGCCACCACGATCCTCATGGCGATCGACCTCCCGCGCGACGCCGAGGTCAACGACCTGACGGTCCGCCCCGGGCGCTGACCGGGCCCCCGCCCCCCGGGCCCCGCGCGGTTCAGCGGCTCCTGGACCGCCAGGACCGCACCGGGCCCCGGGGCGCCGCCCCCCTGGGCCTCCGCCCTGGGGACGGGGATCGCCGCCCGGGGACCGTACGCTTCCCGGGTGAGCGAGAAGAGCAGGTTCAGCGAGTGCGCGGCGACCGGGGTCGGGTCCATGCCCGGAGGCGACGCGCGGGAGACGGCGAAGACCGTCACCGGGTCCTTCGCGGACGGCCAGGGCATCCCCCACCTGGCGGAACTCCCCGGCCGGGGCCCCGGCGCGGACATGATCGGGCGGACCGTCGGGCTCCTCGTGGAGATGTACGGGCACGTCGAGCCCAGCGGCTGGCGGATCAGCGACCGCCCCGGCCGCGACACCC from the Streptomyces sp. NBC_01335 genome contains:
- a CDS encoding SDR family oxidoreductase, whose protein sequence is MPTHLITGAGSGIGAAVARRLRDRGDDLVLLARDAGRAKELAALHPGARTLVGDLGNPDRLSWAFGQQPMPESLDSLLHIAGVVELGNIGDLTPKAWHFQLNANLVAPAELTRLMLPQLRVSRGHVVFVNSGAGLSASAQWGAYAASKHGLKALADSLRHEEHGNGVRVTSVYPGRTASPMQAKVHQQEGKEYDAGQWIDPESVATTILMAIDLPRDAEVNDLTVRPGR
- a CDS encoding DUF427 domain-containing protein, with translation MTSAKGHLITVEPGTDHVRVVREGQVLAESRRPLVLRETGCPVRYYLPPEDVRTELLTASGTRTHCPFKGDASYWSVPGADDLVWGYLDPKPEVAAIKDHFCFYETETVAD
- a CDS encoding alpha/beta fold hydrolase → MDRILSLDGTPIAYRRQGEGAPVVLVGGALSTAATEGPLAALLARRFTVVTYDRRGRGGSGAGPGGPYAVAREIEDLAGVVGVADGPVAVFGMSSGGALALEAQAAGVPMEVLAVFEPPYTPGEEGLRYKARCTAELRGRLASGDRGGAVELFLARTGVAPETVARMRRAPLWSGLEELAHTLEYDDTLLGDGAPPLERFGAVTARTLVVSGGFSAAPVRETALALAGAVPGARHRTLSGQTRELAPQVLAPVLAAFFARRGLVPQA
- the mnmA gene encoding tRNA 2-thiouridine(34) synthase MnmA, which gives rise to MTQTSQRPLRVLAAMSGGVDSAVAAARAAEAGHDVTGVHLALSANPQSFRTGARGCCTIEDSRDARRAADVIGIPFYVWDLAERFREDVVEDFVAEYEAGRTPNPCLRCNEKIKFAALLDKALALGFDAVCTGHYATVVLNDDGSRELHRASDMAKDQSYVLGVLDEKQLAHAMFPLGDTLTTKEEIRAEAEARGLAVAKKPDSHDICFIADGDTQGFLASRLGGKAEGDIVDEAGAKLGTHDGAFGFTIGQRKGLRIGHPAPDGKPRYVLDISPVNNTVTVGPVEALDVTALTAIKPRWCGTAPAGPGTYTAQLRAHGGETEVTAELVDGTLHVSFAEPVRGIAPGQAVVLYDGTRVVGSATIATTVRRETAPTAP
- a CDS encoding TIGR00730 family Rossman fold protein, producing the protein MNICVFLSAADLDDRYTRPAREFAELLGRGGHTLVWGGSESGLMKVVADGVQETGGRLVGVSVDFLADKARTNADEMVIARDLAERKALLLEKADAVVIMVGGTGTLDEATEILELKKHGKHTKPVVLLNADGFYDGLRQQFLRMEEEGFLPVPLTDLVFFAEDGVGALAYLEESAGQL